From the Xylocopa sonorina isolate GNS202 chromosome 9, iyXylSono1_principal, whole genome shotgun sequence genome, the window CTGGTTCTAACTGGTTTCGAAACGACCCGTCCAACCCCTATTAATATGCAATGATACCCTGATGGGACGCAGACTGCTATGCTACTTCTAGTATCtaataatattttttacttTCAATTGTTTAGATCCGACCCCGAAGCTAGAATGTTTATTCCATCGATAGTAAAGGGCTAAAAGGAACGATTACGATTTGAAGTTACGCAACACGTTAAAAGTGTTTATGAGGCATGTTGGCGCGAAGCAACAATAACCTCACTTTTAGTATCATAAATATAACCAATACAACAGCTTAGAACAGATTTATTGAGAAGCTTAAAcctgtaactaaaatatatcctATCGAGATGCACAGAGGTGTTTATAAAAATGCATCAATTCGGGAAGGATATATTAATTGTTGATTAGAAGGAAAGTTTGTCGCAGGTTCGTAGCACGATTCGTGGCAAAGGAAGGTGACTCAGGAGGGGGCGTGTATGATATCGGGAAAGGGCATCCGAATACACGTGAAATTTCTAGCGAAATGATCCAAATGTTGGATAGATACGTATGTATGCAGAAGGGAGAAGAGTGATACGACATACCATGATCGGGAGAATGGCGTTGATTTTCTTCGTGTGATTCTCATTCTCGTCGAAAATATTAATCGAGATACCGGATTGCTTGCCGCAAAGGCGACAGACGCGACTGGACTCAAGAGTCTCCATAACGGTGTAGGGAGAATTAATTTGCTCGGAGGTGTGTTGCGACAAGGAGTCGCGTGTGTATCTCTTGGTATCCCTCTTGCAGTCACCTCGATGAGAGTTATCGCGTCACCCTGGCTGCGCTTCGCGGGTAATCCCCAAAAGTTCGCGGAGCGCGAACTTTCCTCTGCGGCCTGCCCGCCGCCAGCGTACAATTCTGTGTCACGTTTCACCGTCGAGGATCGCGCAAACGCGAACCTTCACGAGTGCTGCTAACTTGCCGCTCAACTTCTGTTCGGCCGGTAGTACATACGTATGCGTATGTAACTACGTATCTGCTCGGCCTTCTGCCGGCGCGACGGACGAGATATCACCCGACTTTTCCCTTGATGCCTGACGACGACCACGACAATACCACCGCGCGCTCTACGAATCGAACGAGTACCGCTTATTGCGCTCTGTCGTTCGCCCGTGAGCAGAAGATCAATTTCAATGGACTCTCACCACCCACGGAAGTCGGGCAAACGGAGTTCGCCTTTTTCGTCGACGAATCGTAACTTGCTGACATCTATCGGTGCCTCCGGTATACGTGACGTGATGCAACCTACGTCCCCGACAATACTGCCACCATTGAAAGAAACTCGAAACGATTCTAACCTCTCGATAATTCTAACCAATTATTATTTATCCATTTGCGCCATCGACAACTGTCAGCGATTCGTTTTATACAAGATAAATATTCAAGTCGGTGATTCAAGTCTCGATTCAGAATGGAGAACGAGGCTGGGAATAGCGATAAGTCGGTTGCTGAGAAACATGCCGAAAGGATGAAACGTTTACGAGAACTGCACGCGAAAAGGGTAAGCGGGGAACGATGAGCAACTAGATAGTACAATCTGTATGTTTTGCAAGAATATCCTTTTAtggaatattaattttatagaaCGAGGCCAGGCAGCAAAATCATAAAGAAGTTATAGAGGAGGACAAAAGGAATAAACTGCCTTCAAATTGGGAGTCGCGTAAAAGACAAGCGGAATGGATTATACAAGATGAAGCTGCGAGAAAAGATGCTCAGGAAAAAGTAAGTATCGCTCGATGACAAGTGAAATTTGAAGGAAAGATCCAAAGTTTAATATGTTACACGTTCCATAGGGAGAAGATTACGAGAGAACAAAGCTGCTTCACATCGATGCAACAGAAGCGGAACGCATtgcgaggaagaaaaagaataaaaagaatTCAGATCCTGGTTTCTCTGACTATGAACAGGCAGCAATTCGGCAATATAATAGATTAGTCAAAGGTATTAAACCCAACATGGAATCGTATGAGGAAGTTAAGGAGAAATTAGGTTCTGCCTTTTATGGTGATAGAAATACTATACTGCATGGTCTCCACGAGGATAAGAAAGAGGCTATTGACAAAATGGTTGAAGATTTAGAGAAGCAGTTAGTATTTCATGGCGTTACTTATTAAACTTCAACTTATTGTAATGTACATAAACGATAACTTTTGTATGCTTTTCCAGGATCGCAAAGAGAGATAAGTACAGTAGAAGAAGAATGCACAACGATGATGCCGACATTGATTATATCAACGAACGTAACGCTAAATTCAACCAGAAATTAGAGAGATTCTACGGTGAATACACGCGAGAAACAAAGTTAAACTTGGAACGGGGTACAGCTATATAATGGAAGAATATTATACTAAAAGGGTTACTACAAATGACTTATATTTTAAATAGTATTTCAAAACTGATACAAATAGGGACTCAGGCTACCGATAGACAAGTCACTGGATTATTCTATAATTAAAAGTGCAAATGATATACTTTGTGGTATGATGTTTACCAATTTTAAATTCGTACTTACAATGTTTAAAAAATCAAACTATATTATTGATTAAACTCAATTAAGTTATTCAAACTGTTGCTCCTCTTTCCCGATCTGTTGGCTATAACAGtaacattttatttaatttaaata encodes:
- the LOC143427112 gene encoding pre-mRNA-splicing factor Syf2, with product MENEAGNSDKSVAEKHAERMKRLRELHAKRNEARQQNHKEVIEEDKRNKLPSNWESRKRQAEWIIQDEAARKDAQEKGEDYERTKLLHIDATEAERIARKKKNKKNSDPGFSDYEQAAIRQYNRLVKGIKPNMESYEEVKEKLGSAFYGDRNTILHGLHEDKKEAIDKMVEDLEKQIAKRDKYSRRRMHNDDADIDYINERNAKFNQKLERFYGEYTRETKLNLERGTAI